atccTGTATTCCCAATTAATATGGTACCGACTAAATGGTTGCTGAATATCTCCAGGAATTGCTGCAAGTGGTATGTTCCCTTACAATTCTTactttacatataataaattccTTTCGCtttcacttaaaaaaattattaaagacaTCACTCATATTAACCTAGGATCAATTACAATAGTGTTTCcaaaagtgggcgataacggccccttgggggcgttttaAATCttggagggggcgataaggggtgaaagaaataagtttgacaatcactgccCTATAGGTTACTTGAAATTACGGGCAGCTTCTCCACGGCTATTGTTTTTAGcagaagtaataaaaaagcatgtattttcttcctcaGGCGTCCTCCTCAAaagcagaaaaaaatattgtctcaGGAGGAATACAGTAGCTTTATTAACTCTCTGCCCGTTATAATAGACAAAGGAGTTCAGCAGACTAAGTACTTGGAGAATGATGAATTACGTGATAGAATGAAAAGAGTAAGTGTTTATTACGGAGAGTTTCCGCTATTGCCgtctcttttattattattaaaaaaaaccgagattgattcttataaaaactaacttaaactaactaatttaattataaaaaattacgaattaaaacttattactaaCTATGCTATGTTCCCTCCGAAGTCAGGATTGGAATTGCTTAAtctattacaattaataattatgaaatatcgGTGCCAATGCTGCCTCAGCGCCTCGTGTCCACTTAAGTGGGTCGCGGCGAAGTCAACGCACTGCTGCGTCGACGATCTTCCTTGTAGGCATatatgtaacaattttaataacaagcttttgttattgtttattaaaataattaaaaaaacttgagaggtgtcaagggacacccggatggaacgaagttcctttcgattaattagtgaaggaaccaatgtttattctatgaataaaaaacttaagtcttcacaagaagtacattttgtttctatgaattttcgttatatattgtcacgtcgttgccatggtgaagtagcgctcattcgtcgttaacatacttactatagcaaaaagccACATACCACAAAGTGAAtgtcttttaatatatatagaaaattaaaatattagattaaatataatacataaaaactaaaatatatcattaaaaggtgtccctttaggcaaggttccgaagatactggcagcgttccccctttgaatggctagcaaaaagtgtcgtgacaacttttcgtaagaattttttccgtctagcccccttacacaacgcgcgataaggaacttcgttccaaaaacagaGAAAAAGGTTTGTTTTATACATGTGTTACAACAGTGGCTACTCACAATCTCAGAAATGAACTGcaacttatttattagttaCCATAACATTGTTGGTGAATATAATTAAGAGTTGAAATAATAAGACAATTAAAATTCTAGATTACAGAATACTACATGCGCGGACGAAAAACAATTCAAGGTGAATTGACTATACTTGGCCATGAACTACTAGaatctgaaaaaataaaaggcgatttgaaaaatcaacaatatgttttagcTTGGTGCGTTGAATTGGTATGTttagatattattaatataattattattatattactaataataataagatgtTATTGTTTTCTAACATGAAGTTATCGATTTCACTACTATTCAGTTTTTTATATCgatacataaaattttcagtTGATGTCATATATTCTTATATTGGACGACATCGAGGACGGTGCGACGTTCCGCAATGGGAAACCATGCTGGCACATGTTGGCGGACGTGGGTTCGCTGGCCGGCAATGACGCCAGCATGCTCCGCAGCTTCATCATGCAATTGCTACACATCAACTTCTCCTCACAGCTCTTTGTTGACTTTGCTAAACTCTTCAACGAGGTCATTACTCACAATTTCCCTCAATCCTAGTTATgtttgactagctgtcgcccgcgactccatcctcgagaattgaaaaaaaaaaaacataataattggcctatgtgttcttctaaactatgctctacatctgtgccattTTCAtccaagatccgttaagcttCCGGATATACCTgatataccttctaacaaacatccatccatctagactttcgcatttataataatagtaatattgaCTAACCGTGAACTTCCACGTGTACGAAaccaatattaattaaaaaaacggaTGAGTAAGGTACTCGTCCCAATGGGCTTTGCGTGTTTCAGGCTACAGATAGACACAATGGAACTTATTACGCACGAAAAGCGTTATagatttattcttattttattttcacaggCCTTTTTCACTTGTAACGTTGGTCAATATTTGGATGCTATAACATCAAAACAACGCAATTACAAAAACTTCACAATggatttgtacaaaaacatagcCTTGTACAAATACGCATACTATTCTGTCAAGTTTCCCATACTGTCCGCTCTGGTGCTGTCAAAGAATTATAACAAGGATACATGTCGATATGTGGATGATATCTTAACAGACGTTGGAATTTGGAGCCAAATAAATGTAAGACCATTTTTTGTCTTCCTCTACTTTGTTGCATTTCgtgtagttataaaaaatgattcGTTTAGTTCATACTTTTTTTGATAGTTCTTAAGctcatattatttactaacgAAGTCAACAAACAAACTTGCaacttttttgcttttttaagaCTTCTAATATATTAGTATCGCACTTTATtgcaatttcattatttatatttgggTACATATACTCGAAATTGACGATAGATCAAAAACTATGGTCGAGATTAAGgaaaaatcaatgtttatgatttttaGAACGACTTCACTGACTATTATGATGACGACGAGCAAACTGGTAA
This DNA window, taken from Papilio machaon chromosome 16, ilPapMach1.1, whole genome shotgun sequence, encodes the following:
- the LOC106713608 gene encoding farnesyl pyrophosphate synthase 2, with the protein product MVPTKWLLNISRNCCKWRPPQKQKKILSQEEYSSFINSLPVIIDKGVQQTKYLENDELRDRMKRITEYYMRGRKTIQGELTILGHELLESEKIKGDLKNQQYVLAWCVELLMSYILILDDIEDGATFRNGKPCWHMLADVGSLAGNDASMLRSFIMQLLHINFSSQLFVDFAKLFNEAFFTCNVGQYLDAITSKQRNYKNFTMDLYKNIALYKYAYYSVKFPILSALVLSKNYNKDTCRYVDDILTDVGIWSQINNDFTDYYDDDEQTGKTGSDIQAGKCTWLAVTALQRCSPAQREEFYAHYGSWQPDHVARIRDIYQQLGIVGIYYREEKATYDRIIKKIESLPANALPSAEFFKTVVDAYYPNVACGKAFNRNN